Proteins from a genomic interval of Stomatohabitans albus:
- a CDS encoding polyprenol monophosphomannose synthase: MTTGALLIIPTLNEVDNIAQAITGALASGCDVLVVDDGSTDGTLDVVDDLAATHPNRIFSLRRTTKQGLAAAYRDGFRWGLHAGYRAFGEMDADLSHNPAVIPALLHGLTAFDLVIGSRYVPGGRTINWPLKRRLLSRMGGLYVRLLTGLPVADPTAGFRFYRREVIEYIDLDRIEANGYAFQIEMAIRTWLAGFHILEVPITFKDRTAGESKMSQHIVVEALIKVARWAPRSLFGLRRQRGRHLRLRRAHPWLH, from the coding sequence ATGACTACTGGTGCTCTCCTCATCATCCCGACCCTCAATGAAGTAGACAATATCGCTCAAGCTATAACGGGAGCGTTGGCGTCGGGGTGCGATGTGCTGGTGGTGGATGATGGGTCTACTGATGGCACGCTGGACGTTGTTGACGACCTTGCGGCAACGCATCCGAATCGTATTTTTAGTTTGCGTCGAACAACAAAACAAGGGTTGGCGGCTGCCTATCGGGATGGATTCCGGTGGGGGCTGCACGCGGGATATCGTGCTTTCGGCGAGATGGATGCTGATTTGTCACATAATCCGGCAGTGATCCCCGCGCTCCTACATGGGCTGACTGCTTTTGACCTAGTGATTGGGTCACGCTACGTGCCTGGTGGACGGACAATTAATTGGCCGTTAAAGCGTCGCCTACTGAGCCGCATGGGTGGCCTGTATGTCCGCCTTCTGACCGGCTTACCAGTTGCGGACCCCACAGCAGGATTCCGCTTCTACCGCCGAGAGGTGATCGAGTACATCGACTTGGATCGTATTGAAGCAAATGGGTATGCCTTTCAAATAGAAATGGCTATTCGTACGTGGCTGGCAGGATTCCATATTCTCGAAGTCCCCATCACCTTTAAGGACCGGACCGCCGGCGAGTCAAAAATGAGTCAGCATATTGTTGTTGAGGCCCTTATCAAGGTTGCCAGATGGGCACCACGTAGTCTTTTTGGGTTACGGCGTCAGCGGGGACGTCATCTCCGCCTTCGTCGTGCCCATCCTTGGCTCCATTAA